In Bradyrhizobium sp. G127, one genomic interval encodes:
- a CDS encoding SDR family oxidoreductase, protein MTERVTVITGASSGIGAELARIFAAHDHKTVLVARREDRLNQLADEIAATGKPRPAVIVCDLSEPGACDRIDAALKAMNAEVETVVNNAGYGLFGEAAELDRAQQLAMVDLNVRVLTDITLRFADSLIRHRGGLLNVASIASFLPGPRMAVYYATKAYVLSFTEAMRGELGPKGVRVTALCPGTVPTEFQGVAGFKPGLDSAVLNLSAAAVARAGYRGLMSNKRLVLPGVGVRMIPFMLRFAPRSLVLASVARVQQKR, encoded by the coding sequence ATGACTGAACGCGTCACGGTGATCACGGGTGCCTCGTCGGGCATCGGCGCAGAGCTGGCGCGGATTTTCGCGGCGCACGATCACAAGACCGTGCTGGTCGCACGACGCGAGGATCGCTTGAACCAACTCGCGGACGAGATCGCGGCCACCGGCAAGCCGAGGCCGGCCGTGATCGTCTGCGACCTCAGCGAGCCGGGCGCCTGCGACCGCATCGATGCAGCGCTGAAGGCGATGAATGCCGAGGTCGAGACCGTGGTCAACAACGCCGGCTACGGCCTGTTCGGCGAGGCCGCCGAACTCGACCGCGCGCAGCAACTGGCAATGGTCGATCTCAACGTCCGCGTGCTGACCGACATAACGCTGCGTTTCGCCGACAGCCTGATCCGCCATCGCGGCGGCCTCCTCAACGTCGCCTCGATCGCGTCGTTCCTGCCCGGCCCGCGGATGGCGGTCTATTACGCCACCAAGGCCTATGTGCTGTCCTTCACCGAGGCGATGCGCGGCGAACTGGGACCGAAGGGCGTCCGGGTCACGGCGCTGTGTCCGGGCACGGTGCCGACGGAGTTTCAGGGCGTGGCTGGCTTCAAGCCGGGTCTGGATTCGGCAGTTCTGAACCTGTCGGCGGCAGCGGTGGCGCGGGCGGGCTATCGCGGGTTGATGTCGAACAAGCGGCTGGTGCTGCCCGGCGTCGGCGTCCGGATGATCCCGTTCATGTTGCGTTTCGCCCCCCGCAGCCTGGTGCTGGCCTCGGTCGCCCGGGTGCAGCAGAAGCGGTAG
- a CDS encoding nuclear transport factor 2 family protein gives MSEKHKAILMKGNAEIAAGNHEGFLKFCADDTLWTFVGDKTLQGKEAVRQWMKTSYTEPPRVSVDNLIAEGDFLTAIGEVITKGEDGNEARSAYCDVWRFREDKLVELKAFVIEIKNQR, from the coding sequence ATGTCAGAGAAACATAAGGCGATCTTGATGAAGGGCAACGCGGAGATCGCTGCAGGTAACCATGAAGGGTTTCTGAAGTTCTGCGCCGACGATACGCTATGGACTTTTGTTGGCGACAAGACGCTTCAGGGGAAAGAAGCCGTCCGCCAGTGGATGAAAACAAGCTACACCGAGCCGCCCAGGGTTTCAGTCGACAACCTGATTGCAGAAGGCGACTTTCTGACCGCCATCGGCGAGGTGATCACAAAGGGCGAAGACGGGAACGAGGCTCGCAGCGCTTATTGCGACGTTTGGCGCTTTCGCGAGGACAAGCTCGTTGAGTTAAAAGCCTTTGTCATCGAGATTAAAAACCAGCGCTAA
- a CDS encoding YggT family protein — MRAILDIINVILDLYVWLLIASAILSWLIAFNVVNTRNQFVAAVAEFLYKITEPVLRPIRNIMPNFGGLDISPIIVILIIMFIQRVIAYYIYPNVI; from the coding sequence ATGCGCGCCATTCTCGACATCATCAACGTCATCCTGGATTTGTATGTCTGGCTGCTGATCGCGTCGGCGATCCTGTCCTGGCTGATCGCCTTCAACGTCGTGAACACCCGCAACCAGTTCGTCGCGGCGGTTGCCGAGTTCCTTTACAAGATCACCGAGCCGGTGCTGCGGCCGATCCGGAATATCATGCCGAATTTCGGCGGCCTCGATATTTCCCCGATCATCGTCATCCTGATCATCATGTTCATCCAGCGCGTGATTGCGTATTACATCTATCCGAACGTGATCTGA
- a CDS encoding glutamine amidotransferase produces MLRPDGDLPTDFGLTNFGPTTCGRFTALPVLIILHGPMSTPGRVGNALRAMGHPLDIRRPVFGDPLPDTLANHAGAIMFGGPMSANDTEDFILREIDWLKVPLKEKRPYLGICLGAQMLAKHLGATVAPHPEGRAEIGYYPIRPTEAGRSICSRWPDHVYHWHREGFDLPAGTELLAEGDDFPVQAFRTGRCFGIQFHPDVTHAMMHRWTTRGHERMSLPGARDRAEHFAGRMVHDHSERAWLSAFLDGWLHRPPRLQTPANEVGGLIASLAAE; encoded by the coding sequence ATGCTGCGGCCTGATGGCGATCTACCGACTGATTTTGGCCTGACGAACTTTGGCCCGACCACCTGCGGCCGGTTCACGGCTCTCCCGGTGCTCATCATCCTGCATGGGCCGATGTCCACCCCGGGACGGGTCGGCAACGCGCTGCGCGCCATGGGCCATCCCCTCGACATCCGCCGCCCGGTGTTCGGCGATCCGCTGCCCGACACACTCGCGAATCATGCCGGCGCGATCATGTTCGGCGGACCGATGAGCGCCAACGACACCGAAGATTTCATTCTGCGCGAGATCGACTGGCTGAAGGTACCGCTGAAGGAAAAGCGGCCCTATCTCGGCATCTGCCTCGGCGCGCAGATGCTTGCGAAACATCTTGGCGCCACGGTCGCGCCGCATCCGGAAGGCCGCGCCGAGATCGGCTATTATCCAATCCGCCCGACCGAGGCCGGACGCAGCATCTGTTCGCGCTGGCCCGATCATGTCTATCACTGGCACCGCGAGGGTTTCGATCTTCCGGCCGGCACCGAACTGCTGGCGGAAGGCGACGATTTTCCCGTGCAGGCGTTCCGCACCGGGCGCTGCTTCGGCATCCAGTTTCATCCCGATGTGACCCATGCGATGATGCATCGCTGGACCACGCGCGGGCATGAGCGCATGTCGCTTCCCGGCGCACGCGACCGCGCCGAGCATTTCGCCGGACGCATGGTCCACGATCATTCAGAACGCGCGTGGCTGTCGGCGTTTCTCGATGGCTGGCTGCACCGGCCGCCGCGCCTGCAGACGCCGGCAAATGAAGTGGGCGGATTGATCGCGTCGCTCGCGGCGGAGTAA
- a CDS encoding bifunctional alpha/beta hydrolase/OsmC family protein has translation MQTEKFQFPGSDGQLLAASLDLPEGTPIAYALFAHCFTCGQNVLAAKRIAEGLAKRGIATLRFDFTGIGASEGEFANTTFSSNIGDLVLAADHLRKTRRAPSILIGHSLGGAAILAATSMIPEAKCVATVAAPSDPSHVTHWFKDQIPEIREKGELEVSLAGRPFRIRREFLDDIAEHRLTETVSQLHKPLLIFHSPTDNTVGINNATHLFVAAKHPKSFISLTGADHLLSQKKDAVYVADMISAWAMRYLDAAPAEAENIPEMPDGVVVQETRVSHLQQMISVGKHRIIADEPVSAGGHDTGPGPYDFLLAGLGACTSMTMRLYADRKTIPLDRVTVTLKHGRIYAKDCEECETKEGMISKIDRVITMEGNLDAEQRKRLMEIADKCPVHRTLTSEIKIVTKAAE, from the coding sequence ATGCAGACCGAAAAATTCCAGTTTCCAGGCTCGGACGGACAATTGCTGGCCGCCTCGCTTGATCTGCCCGAGGGCACCCCGATTGCCTACGCCCTGTTCGCGCATTGCTTCACCTGCGGACAGAATGTGCTGGCCGCCAAGCGGATCGCGGAGGGCCTGGCGAAGCGCGGCATCGCCACTCTCCGGTTCGATTTCACCGGCATCGGCGCCAGCGAAGGCGAATTCGCCAACACGACATTTTCCTCGAACATCGGCGATCTCGTGCTGGCCGCGGATCATCTGCGCAAAACCCGGCGCGCACCCTCGATCCTGATCGGGCATAGCCTCGGCGGCGCGGCCATTCTGGCGGCGACCTCGATGATTCCTGAAGCGAAATGCGTCGCCACCGTCGCCGCGCCCTCAGACCCCTCGCATGTCACGCACTGGTTCAAGGATCAGATTCCCGAAATCCGCGAAAAAGGCGAACTCGAGGTCTCATTGGCCGGCCGGCCATTCCGGATCAGGCGCGAATTTCTCGACGACATCGCCGAGCACAGACTGACGGAGACCGTCAGTCAACTTCACAAGCCGCTGCTGATCTTCCATTCGCCCACGGACAACACGGTCGGCATCAACAACGCAACGCACCTGTTCGTCGCAGCCAAGCATCCCAAGAGTTTTATTTCGCTCACCGGCGCCGATCACCTGCTGTCGCAGAAGAAGGATGCGGTCTATGTCGCGGACATGATCTCGGCATGGGCCATGCGCTATCTCGATGCGGCGCCCGCCGAAGCAGAAAACATACCGGAAATGCCCGATGGTGTTGTGGTGCAGGAAACCCGCGTCAGTCACCTGCAGCAGATGATCTCGGTCGGCAAGCACCGCATTATCGCCGACGAGCCTGTCTCGGCGGGTGGCCACGATACCGGCCCCGGCCCCTATGATTTCCTGCTTGCGGGCCTCGGCGCCTGCACATCCATGACCATGCGGCTCTACGCCGACCGCAAAACGATCCCGCTCGATCGTGTCACGGTGACGCTGAAGCACGGCCGCATCTACGCCAAGGATTGCGAAGAGTGCGAAACCAAGGAAGGCATGATCAGCAAGATCGACCGCGTCATCACCATGGAAGGCAATCTCGACGCCGAACAACGCAAGAGGTTGATGGAGATCGCGGACAAGTGCCCGGTCCACCGCACGCTGACCTCGGAAATCAAGATCGTGACGAAGGCTGCGGAGTAG
- a CDS encoding TerB family tellurite resistance protein, with amino-acid sequence MLDKLRNFISDVVSPTGSENRTFADGDYRLAATALLIHVISLDGEPSETEKRKLHALLEYRFELDPGTADKLIADATLVEGEAVDLYHFTSVIMRSVNEEGRLRIIEMMWELVFADGHVTEFEDNIVWRAADLLGISSRDRINLKHRVADGRLAPDTAS; translated from the coding sequence ATGCTCGATAAACTTCGCAACTTCATTTCGGACGTCGTTTCCCCCACCGGGTCTGAGAATCGTACCTTTGCCGACGGCGACTACCGGCTGGCGGCGACCGCGCTTCTCATCCACGTCATTTCTCTCGACGGTGAGCCGTCGGAGACCGAGAAGCGCAAGCTCCACGCGCTGCTGGAATACCGCTTTGAACTTGACCCGGGCACGGCCGACAAACTGATCGCGGACGCAACGCTGGTGGAAGGCGAGGCGGTCGATCTGTATCATTTCACCAGCGTCATCATGCGCTCCGTCAACGAGGAAGGCCGGTTGCGCATCATTGAAATGATGTGGGAGCTTGTGTTTGCCGACGGCCACGTCACCGAGTTTGAGGATAACATCGTCTGGCGCGCGGCGGATTTGCTCGGCATCTCCTCGCGCGACCGCATCAATCTCAAGCACCGCGTTGCCGATGGGCGGCTTGCGCCCGACACGGCATCGTAG
- a CDS encoding DUF167 domain-containing protein: MTVPWRFSAQGIAIALRVTPRGGADAIDGIETLTDGRSVVKVRVRAIADGGAANRAVTELLAKALRVPKSHVRVLSGTTSRHKQVAVDGDPKQLGEAMSALTAAKGA; this comes from the coding sequence GTGACTGTTCCGTGGCGCTTCTCGGCTCAGGGCATCGCCATTGCATTGCGCGTCACGCCGCGCGGCGGGGCGGACGCCATCGACGGCATTGAAACGCTGACCGATGGCCGCAGCGTCGTGAAGGTCCGGGTCCGCGCCATTGCCGATGGCGGCGCCGCCAACCGCGCGGTGACCGAACTGCTTGCCAAGGCGCTGCGCGTGCCGAAAAGCCATGTGCGGGTCTTGTCCGGCACGACTTCGCGCCACAAGCAGGTGGCGGTGGATGGCGATCCGAAACAACTGGGTGAGGCCATGAGCGCTCTCACCGCCGCCAAAGGGGCCTGA
- a CDS encoding adenylate/guanylate cyclase domain-containing protein, whose product MSDFHSLYSVLKQTADPQVADAIQNLVETGADHELNRINLVDFSAKRGLDEERVISGFLHASRLGIFDLTWNVLCPGCSGVLGAHDTLKQLKPEDYHCGLCAAGYEPSIDDQVEVAFTVSPRVRRIAAHDPNTLPSWDYWRQIFWSSGIDINEDSFARLVNEATLEAIELAPGEKAVVSLQLPAEFVIVFEPVTHSALFLDVKGEPTKEKQNASMTFDGVHAPTGTLEMRPGPLRLALDNQTGARVLPSVWIAGEALHDLLGKRKPIVTAKRILANQTFRDVYKADNLNIDQRLKITSLTFLFTDLKGSTALYERVGDLAAFDLVRAHFRALLEIIASEAGAVVKTIGDAVMATFVRPEQAVAAGLRMRRAMDALNDQRGTQDLLVKIGIHEGACLAVMLNERQDYFGQTVNIAARVQGQATERAINATEPVVRSPAVMELLNKAGLRPEEKSVQLRGIADKVVIYEIP is encoded by the coding sequence ATGAGCGATTTTCATTCTCTCTACTCGGTGCTGAAGCAGACCGCCGACCCGCAGGTCGCCGATGCGATCCAGAACCTTGTGGAGACCGGCGCTGATCACGAGCTGAACCGCATCAACCTCGTGGACTTCTCGGCCAAACGCGGCCTTGACGAGGAGCGCGTGATTTCCGGGTTCCTGCACGCCTCGCGGCTCGGCATTTTCGATCTGACATGGAATGTGCTGTGTCCCGGATGCAGCGGCGTGCTCGGCGCGCATGACACGCTGAAGCAGCTCAAGCCGGAAGATTATCACTGCGGCCTCTGCGCCGCCGGATACGAGCCGTCGATCGACGATCAGGTAGAGGTCGCCTTCACCGTCAGCCCGCGGGTGCGACGGATCGCGGCGCACGATCCCAATACGCTGCCGAGCTGGGACTACTGGCGGCAGATTTTCTGGAGCTCGGGCATCGACATCAACGAGGATTCGTTTGCGCGGCTTGTGAACGAGGCAACCCTCGAAGCAATTGAACTCGCGCCGGGCGAAAAGGCCGTCGTGTCGTTGCAGCTTCCGGCCGAGTTCGTGATCGTGTTCGAGCCGGTGACGCACTCGGCGCTGTTCCTCGACGTCAAGGGCGAGCCGACAAAGGAAAAGCAAAACGCCTCGATGACTTTCGACGGCGTCCATGCGCCGACCGGCACGCTCGAAATGCGGCCCGGCCCGTTGCGACTTGCCCTGGACAATCAGACCGGTGCGCGCGTGCTGCCGTCGGTGTGGATCGCAGGCGAGGCGCTGCATGATCTGCTCGGCAAGCGCAAGCCGATCGTTACCGCGAAACGCATACTTGCGAATCAGACCTTCCGTGACGTCTACAAGGCGGACAATCTCAACATCGACCAGCGGCTCAAGATCACGTCGCTGACCTTCCTGTTCACCGATCTCAAGGGATCGACCGCTTTGTATGAGCGGGTCGGCGATCTTGCGGCGTTCGATCTGGTCCGCGCGCATTTCCGCGCGCTCTTGGAAATCATCGCGTCGGAAGCGGGCGCGGTGGTGAAGACCATCGGCGACGCGGTGATGGCGACGTTCGTGCGGCCGGAGCAGGCAGTCGCGGCGGGGCTTCGGATGCGCCGGGCGATGGATGCGCTGAACGACCAGCGCGGCACGCAAGATCTTCTGGTCAAGATCGGCATCCACGAAGGCGCATGCCTCGCGGTGATGCTGAACGAGCGGCAGGACTATTTCGGCCAGACCGTCAATATCGCCGCACGGGTCCAGGGCCAGGCCACCGAACGGGCGATCAATGCGACGGAACCGGTGGTCAGGTCGCCCGCGGTCATGGAGCTTTTGAACAAGGCCGGGCTGCGGCCTGAGGAAAAGAGCGTCCAGTTGCGCGGGATCGCCGACAAGGTCGTGATCTACGAAATTCCATGA